In one window of Henckelia pumila isolate YLH828 chromosome 1, ASM3356847v2, whole genome shotgun sequence DNA:
- the LOC140872610 gene encoding protein FAR1-RELATED SEQUENCE 5-like: MEESSGDDQSYIPQVGDDRKPNIGMRFESLEDAYSYYNQYARESGFSARISNSKRSKKTSEVVWKKFVCFKEGQTDEVRWSKEANSDKPRQNRARRDIRCGCKAKISVVKEQTDTGWMISTFVENHNHPLATPSKVHLLRSHRSVSVSKKALSQQFAEANIPTCQQMRIFEIEHGGPENIGCTERDLRNYQRSLREEHMGMDAETFVDFLQSEKDKYSTFFFDYETDSDNRFSRCFWADSVSRRANIVFGDVMVFDTTYNTNKYGLIFAPFVGVNHHSQTILFGCGFLSDERTESFVWLLGKFLEAMPSGAPKLIITDQDPAMTKAIAQVFPQTVHRYCLWHILNKFPDKLSPVIFRDHYQSIRSVIVHSTTSDEFEESWKGVMESAGLVQDDWLILMYDLRHRWVPAYFLNVFSAGISSSQRSESSHAFFKRYISNKNALMDFIVRFNKALRNQRHNELVADHIDMNERPKVMSNWPMETQMVKVYTKTKWLEFQKEVGQSHHYYVEQVSTGIEFWVYNVMNFQASFSSKPRMLTHDVQKNDVYCSCMKFQFDGIPCRHMLAFFRVNQVFHLPDKYILKRWTQGAKVGALFTPSEQNVIDDPERCLMSRHWNLSFRSSALIDAASMTEEGTKFLHEQFDNIDCKMKDLNICIPSRNANENRRFMDEAITIIDPCVIRTKGCGKRLKSSKEKATSKGRQCRGCGRRGVSHDKRNCPNLLEQEHIIKVTVDENATSDQKLSKVTGLNEENGGRDLYSLFIRPSSSKDAEEGSIVETKNRGNAKLLEFDIFARNMARKFEYLDWMVSVSHSRICSNSTFCDVPCLL; encoded by the exons ATGGAAGAAAGCAGTGGGGATGATCAGTCATACATCCCTCAAGTTGGAGATGATCGAAAGCCAAATATTGGAATGAGATTCGAATCATTGGAGGATGCATATTCGTACTATAACCAATACGCACGAGAATCAGGATTTAGTGCGAGAATTAGCAATAGTAAGAGAAGTAAGAAGACGAGTGAAGTTGTTTggaaaaaatttgtatgctttaAAGAAGGGCAGACAGATGAAGTTCGATGGAGTAAAGAGGCAAATAGTGATAAACCAAGACAAAACAGAGCTCGTCGAGACATTCGATGTGGATGTAAAGCAAAGATTTCAGTTGTGAAGGAACAAACTGATACGGGATGGATGATCAGTACTTTCGTAGAAAACCATAACCATCCACTTGCTACTCCTTCGAAGGTCCATTTGTTACGTTCACATCGCAGTGTTTCTGTATCAAAGAAAGCACTAAGTCAACAATTTGCAGAAGCCAATATTCCAACTTGTCAACAAATGCGAATATTTGAGATAGAACATGGAGGGCCAGAGAACATAGGTTGTACAGAAAGAGATTTGAGAAACTATCAGAGAAGTTTAAGGGAGGAGCACATGGGGATGGATGCTGAAACATTTGTTGATTTTTTGCAGTCTGAGAAAGATAAGTATTCAacttttttctttgattatgagaCAGACTCAGACAACAGATTTAGCAGGTGTTTTTGGGCAGATTCTGTGTCAAGGAGGGCCAACATTGTCTTTGGCGATGTAATGGTGTTTGATACAACATATAACACCAACAAATATGGGCTGATTTTTGCACCTTTTGTAGGTGTTAATCATCACAGTCAGACCATCCTATTTGGTTGTGGATTTCTGAGTGACGAAAGAACAGAATCTTTTGTTTGGTTGCTAGGTAAGTTTCTAGAAGCAATGCCTAGTGGTGCACCAAAATTGATCATCACTGATCAGGATCCTGCCATGACCAAAGCAATAGCCCAAGTTTTTCCCCAAACAGTGCATCGATATTGTCTGTGGCACATTTTAAACAAATTTCCAGACAAATTGAGTCCTGTGATTTTCCGTGATCATTACCAAAGCATTAGGAGTGTCATTGTACATTCAACAACAAGTGATGAATTTGAGGAGTCATGGAAAGGGGTTATGGAGTCTGCAGGCTTGGTCCAAGATGATTGGCTGATTTTGATGTATGATTTGAGACATAGGTGGGTGCCAGCTTATTTTCTAAATGTATTCTCTGCAGGGATTTCAAGCAGTCAAAGATCAGAGAGTTCCCATGCCTTTTTCAAACGGTACATCTCTAACAAGAATGCATTGATGGATTTTATTGTTCGTTTTAATAAGGCACTTCGGAACCAAAGACACAACGAGTTAGTCGCAGATCATATTGATATGAATGAGCGCCCAAAAGTAATGTCAAATTGGCCAATGGAAACTCAAATGGTGAAAGTTTATACCAAAACGAAATGGTTGGAGTTTCAAAAGGAAGTAGGTCAGAGTCATCACTATTATGTGGAACAAGTATCTACTGGAATCGAGTTTTGGGTTTATAATGTAATGAATTTTCAAGCTTCTTTTTCATCGAAACCAAGGATGCTTACACATGACGTGCAGAAAAATGATGTATATTGTAGTTGTATGAAATTTCAGTTTGACGGCATTCCATGCAGGCATATGCTAGCATTTTTTCGTGTCAACCAAGTTTTCCACTTGCCTGATAAGTATATTCTCAAACGGTGGACCCAAGGAGCAAAAGTAGGAGCATTATTTACTCCGTCTGAGCAAAATGTGATAGACGATCCAGAGAGGTGTTTGATGTCAAGGCATTGGAATTTATCTTTTAGATCTTCTGCTTTAATTGATGCAGCATCTATGACTGAAGAGGGAACAAAATTCTTGCATGAACAATTTGACAATATTGACTGCAAAATGAAGGATTTGAATATTTGCATACCATCAAGAAATGCAAATGAAAACAGGAGATTCATGGATGAGGCCATTACTATCATTGATCCTTGTGTAATAAGAACAAAGGGATGTGGAAAGAGATTGAAGTCGTCGAAGGAGAAGGCAACCTCGAAGGGTAGACAGTGTCGTGGATGTGGACGTCGTGGTGTATCGCATGACAAGCGCAATTGCCCAAAtttgctagaacaa GAACACATAATTAAAGTGACGGTGGATGAAAATGCAACGAGTGATCAGAAGCTGTCCAAGGTAACGG GTTTAAACGAGGAGAATGGAGGTAGAGATCTTTACTCCCTTTTTATTCGTCCA AGCTCAAGCAAAGATGCTGAAGAAGGTAGCATTGTCGAGACAAAAAACAGAGGAAATGCAAAACTGCTCGAATTCGACATTTTCGCCCGAAATATGGCCCGAAAGTTTGAATATTTGGATTGGATGGTATCAGTTTCACATTCCCGTATATGCTCGAATTCGACATTTTGTGACGTCCCCTGTTTGTTGTAA
- the LOC140874896 gene encoding uncharacterized protein isoform X3: protein MMEKDEIEKESPDHNHEILKQKEAQVLDDIQIHKRADKYCPNSSMYSRLVSLLESLEGLEKQESDFQSRRNLEWSRLQVEVGELDEILCSATDDNECGDATDSSFQNCSEKLGLRKEELAAKLRSVVQLKRELDEVPSQAELIQYEIRSSELNNQIQKKHRQTRKLYDTYNALMEIKDLMVKEISLLNSISLQFQDAISSVDGRCKLIHSLEGILRGTQQKLEKVELTLQSEEKICDSIKEKCTAAISEQRQNSTLLKLLQEERARNERLRAQINRT, encoded by the exons ATGATGGAGAAAGATGAG ATCGAAAAGGAATCACCTGATCATAATCACGAGATTCTG AAACAAAAGGAGGCTCAAGTTTTGGATGACATTCAAATTCATAAGAGAGCCGATAAATATTGTCCAAATTCTTCAATGTATTCGAGATTGGTATCGCTTTTGGAGTCCTTGGAG GGGCTCGAGAAGCAAGAATCAGATTTCCAATCCCGGCGGAATTTAGAGTGGTCAAGATTGCAGGTGGAGGTTGGGGAACTTGATGAAATTTTGTGTAGTGCTACAGATGATAATGAATGTGGTGATGCCACTGATAGTTCGTTTCAAAACTGCAGTGAGAAGCTGGGTTTGAGAAAGGAG GAACTTGCTGCAAAACTAAGATCAGTTGTGCAATTGAAGCGGGAGCTTGATGAAGTGCCGTCACAAGCGGAACTCATACA GTATGAAATACGATCTTCTGAACTCAATAATCAGATTCAG AAAAAGCATCGACAAACCCGTAAGCTCTACGACACATATAATGCCTTGATGGAGATTAAGGATTTAATGGTAAAGGAAATATCCTTGTTGAACTCCATTAGTTTGCAG TTTCAAGATGCTATTAGCAGTGTTGATGGGCGTTGTAAACTCATCCATTCCCTAGAGGGAATTTTGAGAGGAACCCAACAG AAACTGGAGAAAGTGGAATTGACACTGCAATCTGAGGAAAAAATATGCGACTCTATTAAAGAAAAGTGCACAGCAGCAATTTCAGAACAAAGGCAAAACTCAACCCTCCTGAAACTTCTTCAG GAAGAACGTGCAAGAAACGAGAGACTTCGGGCTCAGATTAATCGAACATAG
- the LOC140874896 gene encoding uncharacterized protein isoform X2, translating into MMEKDEVIEKESPDHNHEILKQKEAQVLDDIQIHKRADKYCPNSSMYSRLVSLLESLEGLEKQESDFQSRRNLEWSRLQVEVGELDEILCSATDDNECGDATDSSFQNCSEKLGLRKEELAAKLRSVVQLKRELDEVPSQAELIQYEIRSSELNNQIQKKHRQTRKLYDTYNALMEIKDLMVKEISLLNSISLQFQDAISSVDGRCKLIHSLEGILRGTQQKLEKVELTLQSEEKICDSIKEKCTAAISEQRQNSTLLKLLQEERARNERLRAQINRT; encoded by the exons ATGATGGAGAAAGATGAGGTA ATCGAAAAGGAATCACCTGATCATAATCACGAGATTCTG AAACAAAAGGAGGCTCAAGTTTTGGATGACATTCAAATTCATAAGAGAGCCGATAAATATTGTCCAAATTCTTCAATGTATTCGAGATTGGTATCGCTTTTGGAGTCCTTGGAG GGGCTCGAGAAGCAAGAATCAGATTTCCAATCCCGGCGGAATTTAGAGTGGTCAAGATTGCAGGTGGAGGTTGGGGAACTTGATGAAATTTTGTGTAGTGCTACAGATGATAATGAATGTGGTGATGCCACTGATAGTTCGTTTCAAAACTGCAGTGAGAAGCTGGGTTTGAGAAAGGAG GAACTTGCTGCAAAACTAAGATCAGTTGTGCAATTGAAGCGGGAGCTTGATGAAGTGCCGTCACAAGCGGAACTCATACA GTATGAAATACGATCTTCTGAACTCAATAATCAGATTCAG AAAAAGCATCGACAAACCCGTAAGCTCTACGACACATATAATGCCTTGATGGAGATTAAGGATTTAATGGTAAAGGAAATATCCTTGTTGAACTCCATTAGTTTGCAG TTTCAAGATGCTATTAGCAGTGTTGATGGGCGTTGTAAACTCATCCATTCCCTAGAGGGAATTTTGAGAGGAACCCAACAG AAACTGGAGAAAGTGGAATTGACACTGCAATCTGAGGAAAAAATATGCGACTCTATTAAAGAAAAGTGCACAGCAGCAATTTCAGAACAAAGGCAAAACTCAACCCTCCTGAAACTTCTTCAG GAAGAACGTGCAAGAAACGAGAGACTTCGGGCTCAGATTAATCGAACATAG
- the LOC140874896 gene encoding uncharacterized protein isoform X4, with protein MGSNNDSKVLKPPPVFIPVQHKKQKEAQVLDDIQIHKRADKYCPNSSMYSRLVSLLESLEGLEKQESDFQSRRNLEWSRLQVEVGELDEILCSATDDNECGDATDSSFQNCSEKLGLRKEELAAKLRSVVQLKRELDEVPSQAELIQYEIRSSELNNQIQKKHRQTRKLYDTYNALMEIKDLMFQDAISSVDGRCKLIHSLEGILRGTQQKLEKVELTLQSEEKICDSIKEKCTAAISEQRQNSTLLKLLQEERARNERLRAQINRT; from the exons ATG GGTTCCAATAATGATTCTAAAGTTTTAAAGCCACCCCCCGTCTTCATTCCAGTCCAACACAAG AAACAAAAGGAGGCTCAAGTTTTGGATGACATTCAAATTCATAAGAGAGCCGATAAATATTGTCCAAATTCTTCAATGTATTCGAGATTGGTATCGCTTTTGGAGTCCTTGGAG GGGCTCGAGAAGCAAGAATCAGATTTCCAATCCCGGCGGAATTTAGAGTGGTCAAGATTGCAGGTGGAGGTTGGGGAACTTGATGAAATTTTGTGTAGTGCTACAGATGATAATGAATGTGGTGATGCCACTGATAGTTCGTTTCAAAACTGCAGTGAGAAGCTGGGTTTGAGAAAGGAG GAACTTGCTGCAAAACTAAGATCAGTTGTGCAATTGAAGCGGGAGCTTGATGAAGTGCCGTCACAAGCGGAACTCATACA GTATGAAATACGATCTTCTGAACTCAATAATCAGATTCAG AAAAAGCATCGACAAACCCGTAAGCTCTACGACACATATAATGCCTTGATGGAGATTAAGGATTTAATG TTTCAAGATGCTATTAGCAGTGTTGATGGGCGTTGTAAACTCATCCATTCCCTAGAGGGAATTTTGAGAGGAACCCAACAG AAACTGGAGAAAGTGGAATTGACACTGCAATCTGAGGAAAAAATATGCGACTCTATTAAAGAAAAGTGCACAGCAGCAATTTCAGAACAAAGGCAAAACTCAACCCTCCTGAAACTTCTTCAG GAAGAACGTGCAAGAAACGAGAGACTTCGGGCTCAGATTAATCGAACATAG
- the LOC140874896 gene encoding uncharacterized protein isoform X1, which yields MGSNNDSKVLKPPPVFIPVQHKKQKEAQVLDDIQIHKRADKYCPNSSMYSRLVSLLESLEGLEKQESDFQSRRNLEWSRLQVEVGELDEILCSATDDNECGDATDSSFQNCSEKLGLRKEELAAKLRSVVQLKRELDEVPSQAELIQYEIRSSELNNQIQKKHRQTRKLYDTYNALMEIKDLMVKEISLLNSISLQFQDAISSVDGRCKLIHSLEGILRGTQQKLEKVELTLQSEEKICDSIKEKCTAAISEQRQNSTLLKLLQEERARNERLRAQINRT from the exons ATG GGTTCCAATAATGATTCTAAAGTTTTAAAGCCACCCCCCGTCTTCATTCCAGTCCAACACAAG AAACAAAAGGAGGCTCAAGTTTTGGATGACATTCAAATTCATAAGAGAGCCGATAAATATTGTCCAAATTCTTCAATGTATTCGAGATTGGTATCGCTTTTGGAGTCCTTGGAG GGGCTCGAGAAGCAAGAATCAGATTTCCAATCCCGGCGGAATTTAGAGTGGTCAAGATTGCAGGTGGAGGTTGGGGAACTTGATGAAATTTTGTGTAGTGCTACAGATGATAATGAATGTGGTGATGCCACTGATAGTTCGTTTCAAAACTGCAGTGAGAAGCTGGGTTTGAGAAAGGAG GAACTTGCTGCAAAACTAAGATCAGTTGTGCAATTGAAGCGGGAGCTTGATGAAGTGCCGTCACAAGCGGAACTCATACA GTATGAAATACGATCTTCTGAACTCAATAATCAGATTCAG AAAAAGCATCGACAAACCCGTAAGCTCTACGACACATATAATGCCTTGATGGAGATTAAGGATTTAATGGTAAAGGAAATATCCTTGTTGAACTCCATTAGTTTGCAG TTTCAAGATGCTATTAGCAGTGTTGATGGGCGTTGTAAACTCATCCATTCCCTAGAGGGAATTTTGAGAGGAACCCAACAG AAACTGGAGAAAGTGGAATTGACACTGCAATCTGAGGAAAAAATATGCGACTCTATTAAAGAAAAGTGCACAGCAGCAATTTCAGAACAAAGGCAAAACTCAACCCTCCTGAAACTTCTTCAG GAAGAACGTGCAAGAAACGAGAGACTTCGGGCTCAGATTAATCGAACATAG
- the LOC140874118 gene encoding uncharacterized protein, translating into MSRLPTSYGRRSILARANAILRTPTPDSDQLTFSIPIRPLPPPSHPPPAQQAHQNPNSNISGALARVSSILSSPAIKPGPALEEALIASQINPDSNLLLEIFDHFDSSPKPLFTLFQWAKKQPGYQFSMPVFNAMINSLGKGREFDSAWRLILDQIQGDASERPDFDTFAIMIRRHARSGNPFGAIRAFKYASTLDISCELNSEKNLLEILLDSLCKEGQVKVASQYLDKYKVENPSWSPSIRVYNMLLNGWFRLRRLKHAERLWEHMKKENVKPTVVSYGTLVEGLCRMRRPDMALNLIDEMKMEGVEPNAIVYNPVIDALGEEGRFKEALGMLERFSILESGPTISTYNSLVKGFCKAGDLVAACRIVHMMLDKKCVPTSTTYNYFFRYFSKFGKLKDGLTLYNKMIALGYGPDRLTYQLLVKMLCKEQELDLTMQIITDMRSKGCDLDLSSSTMLIHLLCKMRRFDDAVAEFEDMIRRGVIPQYLTYQRMNHELKKRGMPDKAQKLDDLMSSVPHSTKLPDTRSRQKVSSRERRTCILQKAEAVAEILKTSKDPRKLGKR; encoded by the exons ATGAGCCGTCTCCCCACCTCCTACGGCCGGCGCTCGATTCTCGCCAGAGCCAATGCCATCCTCCGTACGCCCACCCCCGACTCCGACCAGCTCACCTTCTCAATCCCCATCCGCCCTCTTCCTCCTCCCTCACACCCTCCACCGGCGCAACAAGCTCACCAAAACCCCAACTCCAACATCTCAGGTGCCCTCGCCCGCGTCTCCAGTATACTCTCAAGTCCAGCTATCAAGCCTGGTCCCGCCTTGGAAGAGGCCCTAATCGCATCCCAGATCAATCCGGACTCGAATCTTTTACTCGAAATTTTCGACCATTTTGATTCCTCTCCGAAGCCCCTCTTCACCCTCTTCCAATGGGCCAAAAAGCAGCCCGGTTATCAGTTCTCTATGCCGGTTTTCAATGCCATGATTAATTCCCTTGGTAAGGGACGAGAATTCGATTCAGCTTGGCGCTTGATTCTTGACCAGATACAAGGGGATGCGAGCGAAAGACCGGATTTTGACACCTTTGCTATCATGATAAGGAGACATGCGCGCTCAG GTAATCCCTTCGGTGCAATTCGAGCTTTTAAATATGCATCAACTTTGGATATCTCCTGTGAGTTGAACTCTGAAAAGAATTTGTTGGAGATTCTACTAGATTCTTTGTGCAAAGAGGGACAGGTTAAAGTGGCCTCACAGTATCTTGATAAGTACAAGGTAGAAAATCCAAGCTGGTCACCATCCATTAGAGTATATAATATGTTACTAAATGGCTGGTTTCGATTACGAAGGCTTAAACATGCTGAGCGACTTTGGGAGCATATGAAAAAAGAGAATGTCAAACCAACTGTAGTAAGTTATGGGACATTGGTTGAAGGATTATGCAGAATGCGTCGTCCTGACATGGCATTGAATTtaattgatgaaatgaaaatggAAGGTGTTGAACCAAATGCGATTGTATACAATCCGGTAATTGATGCTTTAGGAGAAGAAGGCAGGTTTAAAGAGGCACTGGGTATGCTAGAAAGGTTTTCAATTTTGGAATCTGGTCCCACAATTTCAACCTATAATTCGCTGGTGAAGGGTTTCTGTAAGGCTGGGGATCTGGTAGCCGCATGCAGGATAGTTCATATGATGTTAGATAAGAAATGTGTGCCAACTTCGACTACTTATAACTACTTTTTCAGGTACTTCTCGAAATTCGGTAAACTAAAAGACGGCTTAACTCTTTATAACAAAATGATTGCTCTTGGATATGGGCCAGATCGCCTCACGTATCAGCTACTGGTAAAAATGCTGTGTAAGGAGCAGGAACTGGACCTAACAATGCAGATTATTACAGATATGAGATCAAAAGGTTGTGACTTGGACTTGTCTTCTAGTACTATGTTGATCCACTTACTGTGCAAAATGCGTCGTTTTGATGATGCTGTTGCCGAGTTTGAGGACATGATTCGCCGAGGCGTCATTCCTCAATATCTCACATATCAAAGAATGAACCATGAACTAAAGAAACGGGGAATGCCTGATAAGGCTCAGAAACTAGATGATCTGATGTCATCAGTACCTCACTCGACAAAGTTACCTGATACACGTAGCAGACAAAAGGTTTCTTCTCGTGAAAGAAGAACATGTATATTACAGAAGGCCGAGGCAGTGGCTGAAATCCTGAAGACGAGCAAAGATCCTAGAAAGCTTGGGAAGCGTTGA